GGTCTCGTGTTCGAGTCCTGGGTATGAAAAATTtcttggtagggagcgcttcccCACGACTGGGGCCCTACACGGCGCGAATCCAGATATAGTCGGACTCCAATGCGGGTAGCGAATACCgggtggaaaaaaaaaaaaaaaaaaaaaaaactaccttATACCAAAATCCTTCTAATTGATGTGGCAATATAAGCATGGAGTTGCAGTCCTTGATTAATCACTTCTTCACCTAAGTCTATTACAACCTGATATTACCTTCCTTCAACTTTTCCAGGAAAATGTTGCTTTTTAGAAATTGAGAAGTCAAGATTGTAGTAAAGGAAGTCTCTTCTTTAGCAATCTCCGATGAACAAATTGATCTCAGTTATCAgttataaataaaaagaagacaAGAAGACAGTAAGTTCCACTTTTATAGTCAAACTTTTAAGCTCAGAGACCAATAATTCAACTATGCCAATATTTCACAGAAAGTAAAAACAGAGGGAAGTACTAAATTTAGTCCCAGAAAACGCAAGTAGGCTGCAATAAACAGCAGTTTAAACAAATGCAATTTATGACTTTGGCGCCATAAATTGAAAGTTATACCAAGTTAAAGCTTCCCATCTGATGTCATGAGATTCAAAAGCATGAAATTTGCCAACTTAGATGATTTCCTTTTATCAAATTCCATTTATAATACCAGTGACTACTTCATACCACCGtcaaaggatgtggtgcagtggaTGAGACCGTTCTTCCCTTAATCAGAGGTCTCGTGTTCGAGCCCTGGATATAAAAAATTtcttggtagggagcgcttccACCCCGACTGGAGCCCTACGCGGCGCGAATCCAGATATAGTCGGACTACAATGCGGGTAGCGGACACCGGgtggaaaaccaaaaaaaaaaaaagactaccTTACACCAAAATCCTTCTAATTGATGTGGCAATATAAGCATGGAGTTGCAGTCCTTTTCTATAATTTATATATCGATGACTTTGTTATCAATTCTCTGTTTCTAAATCCATTTTTAAAAGACTTAAAGGAGATGAACccttttttttgtttccttttattttatgaaGTTAATGGATTAATGGACATGTTCCATTTATAATTAAAAAGATGGACATAGTTCACATGAAGCAAACTTGAGTCCTCAATAGGTTTAGctgatttaataattaaatagagGGGAGGTGATGTAGGACATTACGCTAATTCGTTTACAGGTCTGATCTTAATATATTCATACACCAAATCAGAAAGCTCCACACAACCTTTCCATTTGACAATATAGTTTTGAGGAAGTCCAGTTATGTTACAAAACTGTGTTACAGGCATAGCACTATATTTGCCTTGCACAAGAAATAAGTGGTCCTGCAAATTTGAATTACATTCTTTTGTCCATATATAGTAAAGACAGATCAGAAGTCAATTTTAGTAGCATCAACATCTCAATAATTTATTGTTATAGTACAattgttatattattattttggcaTCATGAGAAGAATAAATCTTGAAACAGAGGCATTCTGATAAGCGATGAATTTTGAACCAGTCATTATCTAGTTTCTTCAGCAGATAGTTTACTATTCAGCTAAAATTAGTCTAAACAATTTTCATAGTAGCTTTCAAGAAATCAAGTGACAAATCTATTCAACTTGATTAAATCCATGTGACCagaaggtcacgggttcgagccataGAAACAACCTCTTCCAGAAATACAGGGTAAAATTGCGTACATTAGACCCTTGTGATCATGCCATTCCTCGGATCCCGCGCATAACGGGAGCTTAGTACACCGGGCTGCCTTTTACTATCATCTAaccaatataaaataaatatatgcctTTGCAACCCCCTAATTTTGATCCGTACAAATAGGCACTACAACGGCAAGAAAGCAAATCAAATGTCACAGCCCCACAAGGAGTTTATTGATCTTTTTCTGGACCAGACCTATTGGTCTTCAACTGGAtttaacaacaaaataataacaatCTAAGAACCATATTCAGTTTTAGGAGTTCGAATCGAATATATTGAATCCCAACTGAATAAAGAAAAATTGCATGGTTGCAGACAGATGCACACAAGAATAAATGtaagaaaatcttttaaagattgaGGCATGGAAGGTATTTAATTTGTTCTTATACATCTAACATGATAAATCTACCCCATTAATTAAGATTGTCATCGTCCAAATCCTTCTGTCATGTATTCacattaaaaattgaaaaatttctAACACTCGCTCGTGTTGAAAAATATGGGGGTTAAAAAGAAAGAGAAGCAAGAATTGGCCAAAATCTTTAAGAATACTTCAGTCTATGATTCCAAGTGACTCTAAGATGTGTATCTGAGTTCTTGGCTAGATACTCAGACAATTCTATGGAAACCAATTTCCTAAGAGTATATATCACTATGCAAGACACAACTCATGTACCTCACCATCACGGTATGAAAGAATTCCTCGCAGCAATCTTCCCAAGGGTGTTTTTCCTCAAGAAGAGTTATGTACAGAAGGTATTTTGTGAAGGTGAATTCCGTCCATGCCAGGAGGCGATTGGGGTGAAATTGCCTGACGATCAGTTTCACTAAATTCCAAGAATTTCCTTGCAGTTGCTTGAGGTTCCAATATACGACCCATCTTTCTCGGAAAAGTATCAGTAATATGAGGATATCTGGAGTCATTTCTGTTTCCAGTAGAAGATAAAGACTCTTCTTTTATGATATTTCTATGTGCTGAAGCAACAACAGAAGCGAAAACGCCAGATTCCTTCAATCCCTGTATAATGACCTATAGGCAGAAGAAGTTTAAACAGGTTGATTCAAGAGTTGAGCTTCTTGTAACTATGTTTGTCTGAGGGTTGACGGCCCCCAAAGTTAATTGAAATGAACTTGGACAATCAAGTATTATTTGATCTTACCATAGGAGTATATATGCGTGTCAATATGCCCTTCTTGATGAGTTTCCTAATTAGTGCTTTGTCGGTCCAAACAACATGTTCCCGGTACCTGATCCAAGAAAAGAATCTGTGAACATTTCCAAGTTACAAACCAAGAATAAATCAGCACCATGTGAACTAAAGATTAACTAGAAATTAGATTTTACAATATAACATGGGAATAATTACAGCAAATAAGTATTTAGTAGTTCGTTCCATCTAGGATTAAAGTGTAGTTGATAGATTGATTGTTTAAAGTAACAAGTTGTTCTGTTCCAATCAAAATTTTGCAGTAACTTTTGTCAAGCTAAGTATAGAACAAGTTCTCATAGAAGCAGCAGGTCGCACCAAATAGTAATATTTGCACAGTTTGGTTTATGGTTACATGGGATAGCTCTGTAACCCTTGAATACATTCACTGAATAGTATTTTAGTATGAATTGCAATGTGATAGTTTTAAAAATAAGAGAGGTGCAGTGCCAAGTAATATTAGCATGTCTCATATCTTCGTCAAATCATATGGTTTTTCTAAAATCATTTCTATCAGTAATAAAGGAGAGAACCGAATCCAAAATGCTGCACAACAGTTTAAGACAACACAATCTCGAAAGAGCTCCCTTTAGCTATTTCAAAGGTGAATTTATTCTGGAAGTGCTTTAGCAAATAAACCTCACTCATCCATCCGGTATCCTGGTATTAATCAACCTAAGAGGGAAAAGGAAATGAAACGAAAGGACTATGTTCTAGAAGTTCCAATTCATGTTCAACAATTTTATGTTGTTGTAGCTtcatatatgtataatttaattTGCATAGTGGCATATACTCTAATGCCGGAAATCAAATAAAAGAAAGCACTATCAATTACTCCCTTCTTTGACAAATATCAAACTATTTATGTCAAGTTCATTTTCTTTCAAAGCTGtacatttttaaaaaagaaaaaaaaaaggaagtattCTTCCCGTCTTTTCCTGATACAAATAAAATGTACTGTTCAGAATCACCATAGTAAGTTTACTTAAATGAGCAGCCATTAACTGTGACAGAATACCGAAAGGAATTGATTCATGATGAAGTCAGAGGAAGGGAAGTTAAAAGAAGTATTACCACTGAAACATTTCCTCCTCTGTCACAGTTGAAGCTATTATAAAAGCCTGCAATGCAAAGATGAAAATTAATCGGCAAAGAAATTTCACAGTCCATCTTTTGAACTAAGAAATTGTGTACATGTGTATGCACACAACCTTGAAAAAGATCCCTTTGCTTTTTTCATATGTTTTATTTTCCAGCTTTTTCAATTTATTAGTTTTTTCAGATAACTAGATACTATTCACTCTTAGTTCAATCGGCGTGCCTGCATATAAGTGTTTTTTGAGCATTCATTATATGTTTATTTGCATTAACATTATGATTGTAATCCAGATTGACATGATTAAGCACAACAGCTTGCCGATTACTCACAGCTCTGTCGAATTCTAGCATGAagcatcttttcacatcttctTTTGTAGGTTTACATCCACAACGATCTCGTCGTGAAGTTAAATCTGAAAACTTGGGGTATGTGTAATGCAGAACAGCAGCCTCATCCAGTTTTATCTCTCTACAATCAATAAGAAAATACATTGTTATTACACAAGTGGAAACAATTAAGGAGATTGTAATATGCAGTAACATAAAAATTTAAGAAGTAAACTACATAGCTAAAGAAAAATAGATCATCTAAGGAACATACCAAAGAAGTGAAAAACCATGACAAACATCATTTGTGTGCGCAAGAATTTGATAATACAGTGCTTAGAGGAGACTGGGGATAGATGAAAAATGAAATAGGGATATAAGGAAATAAAAAGTTAGAAATTACATGCCGAACAAGCACCATACTTTGGGCTTTTCATGTAGTTGTGCCATCTGTGAGCACCATTAGGACGAAGATGATCTTGAACTCGTGCAGCTGATTTTCCATTTCCATAAGTCAAAAAGTAGTTAGGATTACCGCGGGTTGCTTCCTTGTAGTTTCCAAAGTAAGTTTCTTTCGGGAGATGGTCGTAATTCTTCTTGAACATTGAGACCTACCACAAGGTATAAATGTATTACTGGTAAACAGTCCAAATGAGAAAAGCATAAAAGTTGAAAACTTGTTCCATAATTAATTTCTTCATTTCCAAGTACTTGCTTCCGAAGTATTGGCCAACAAGTTATACATATTTATCTTTGAAAGAAATTAAAAGCTACTCATGTATAGCGACTGAGGATGTTGCAGAAACACGGTTGCATTCAACACTAGAACTTGAAAGAGTAGAAAAATGATATAGTGAAAGAAATCTTACTTCACTAAAAGGTTCCTTTACATCATCTCTTTCAACACTGCACTCCTGAAATATTTGCCATCATCAGAGAAGATACCAACAAGAAGAAGGGACCTGCAGAAAACGAAAAGGAAGCAAATGCATGCTTTTTCGCTTTCCGTGCATGCAACTACATGCTTACACACAGTTAAAAAACAGCAAAAAGCAAGTACAATCACTTACATAATTAGGAAAGACCACCATATCAACATCTTCAGGTAAATCTGCCAGAAGACGTCGTAAAGAATACTCACTAGTTCCAGCTGGATGTAATAGCTCATCAGTATCAAGATGAATAATCCAATCCACGCCAGCTTCCTGTAGATTTACAAGGTAATGAAAGTGGATCAGAAGGCAACCATAAATGGAAACAGATGAAGTTATAGAAGTCATACCCTTGCCATGACGATGGCCATTTCCATGTTAAGAGTCTGCTTAACAAATAACTCGTAGTTGCATGGTTGGTAGAAGAATCCAGCAAGCCAAGTTTCATTCCAGATCCGACTAGGATACGGGGCATAATAGATCAGCAAATCAAGGTGAGATGAAATATAGAAAACAGAGCATGTCTTCTAGTTCTTACAGAAAGTGCACTACCTAAATTTAGTTTGATTTAAGTTACTACCTTGATTAATCACTTCTTCACCTAAGTCTATTACAACCTGATATTACCTTCCTTCAACTTTTCCAGGAAAATGTTGCTTTTTAGAAATTGAGAAGTCAAGATTGTAGTAAAAGAAGTCTCTTCTTTAGCAATCTCTGATGAACAAATTGATCTCAGTTATCAgttataaataaaaagaagacaAGAAGACAGTAAGTTCCACTTTTATAGTCAAACTTTTAAGCTCAGAGATCAATATTTCAAAACATCAGTCATATAACGCTCACGACAGATCCAAGCTTCTCAAGAGGATGAATGACATAAAATATACGTCAGTACTATGTTTCTTGTGTTGAAAGGAGTAAGGGTTGGAGGAAGAGAGGTGAACGAGTTATTTCTCTTGTTTAGTAAGGGGATGAAAGAAGAGGCAAATAGAAGTCTCACACCTCTTCATTATCAGACTTAAAGAAATAAGTAATACCTCATTTACTAACCTTCCAGTATACCAAACAAAGGAAGTAAGTGCTCCGTCGAAATAAATCAATGAATTTCACTCTCATTTACCCTTCCCTTTCCCTTCTAGAAACCAAGAACATTATGTGTTTGAAGCAACATAAAGCAATTGAATTGTACGAGGCTGAATACAGAAAACAAAACCCCCAGAAGGCAAAAcaaacattttccaaaacaatAGGAATATAATATCTACTCTACTGAACGGAGACCTTATTTTTCAATAGTTTAGCACAGAATATGTATAAGACATGCAAAGATCAGTTACCTTTTGGCTTGTACATCTTCTAGTTCTCTTGTTCTATATATAACTTTTACTCCCTGCAGAGTATATACATTTCATATATTAATCAAGAGATGAAATCTGTCAAGTCCAAATACACAAAACAGTAAAAGTGCTGAAACTGAAAGTTCAAGGCAAAAAAAGATAATGGAAATTATAAGGAGATATTAACACTTACTTGGATGGATTCTAGCACCTTTGATACATTGGGGGATGCAGCTTTTCCCTCCACAAACAGGAAAAAGTTTGTTACCCCGATAACCTTATGATAAAATAACCAGGGTAGTATCTGCTCTAAGCCAGCGGACGTACTTGTAGTGATTGATATCTAACATATATATCGAGCAAAGGTAACATGTTGCTTAGGGTACTGATAAAGTGGAGATTGGAGAAAGAACAGTAAAGCTTCAGTTAAATATCCAAGACGCTGACATTTATATTTGAGCTTCAGTTAAATtgagacaacaacaacaaacccagtatgatcccaacaggtggggtctggggagggtagtctgtacgcagaccttacccctacctaatgcaggtagagaggttgtttccaatagactctcggctcaggaagggtaagaagaagaagagaaagcaaggaaggaagaaggaaggaagaaggaaggaagagaaaagaaaaagggagagataaaggataagtagtaccaaataatagcaacaaggaatacaatacctgaggcgaacaaaatcacataacgtaataaaaatctaagaatatgaagggacaTGCATGCTACTAAGACTATCGGTGAACAACTAAAAACTACCaactaaccttctaccttaatcctcgacctccacaccatCCTATCGAGGGTCATGTCCTGAGTGAGCAtgcatttatttttatcttgAGACTAAATTGAGACTAATGGTAAAAAATGGTGAAGTTATATTTAACTGTCACATTTCTATCTTCTTTGGAGAAATATGTTTCAAGTTTCAGGAACTACCTATCATGCCTAAGCAGAAGCATGAACATCAAACTTGAAATTTGAGAGAAACATTGAAATCGTCAAAAGTAAATGGGGTCAAGGACCTTGTACAATGAAAATATTATATCATTCTGATCCTGATCCATGACATTTAAGATAAAATAGAAATACACTCGTTATATTGCTTAAAAATATCAACATTGAGCAAGGTTCAATCAATTCCATTACTTCAAGAATGTGACTACCTTTGTTCTTAAACATCACCAGCAACTCACTTAGCAATTTCAGTTCGAATATGAATATGAGAGCTAAAGGTGGCAACAATTAATGACACACATAGATAAAATAATGCTAAAAACAAAATGAATAGAACCTAATTCTATATCAGAAAAGGCCAAGAACTAATAACATGGTTTATCAAACAGGTGGACCCCATCATCAAACGAACTCTTTGCACAATCCATGCCACAATAGCAAAAAGACACTTGGCAAATAAAGATAGAAACGTGTTCATCTTGCTTCGATTGATTAAAGGTTTAGTACTACTACTTTTTTGGTAACTAAAAAGTTTAGTACTTCAACATGAAGTTGTTATATCAATAATAAAGGAAAAAGATATAAAGGAACCACGAAAAGCAAATAAACAAGCAAACATGAATCCAGAATCATAATCAAGAATACAACCACACTATTCCAAGATTTATTAAATTAGTTTTAAACTTTTATTCTCCAAAACTAGTCACCCATAATTAACAAAATGAATCATGTTGACAAATAACTGAATTTCTACACCATATTTGAGATTCCTCACATACATGCATTTTAGGCACATAACATACAttgacaaaaaaaaataaaaaataagagcaTAACCCAAAACAAGATCAAAAACCCCACCAAGAACTAAAGGAGAAAACTTCaagaaaacacataaaaatatacAAACAATAAAAACTAACCTTAGGCTTAAGATCCGACCCGGAAGATGACTCGAGGTTAAACTTCCAATCTTTGAAGTATGGAAACGACGGCATACGACTCTGGCCaagaatattttcacaaccggacaaGGAAGAATCCGATAAACGTACGGGTTTTGACCCACCCATGCCGTGAAACTCAGTGGGATCATCATCAGGTGCCCATCGGGTACTCGGGTCGGGTAACCCGCCACGCCATTGGAGAACAAAAGCAAAAGCAGCGAGTGATACAGAGAGAACTGTCAGTAAAAACAGCAAACGAGAAACAAAAGCAGAAGTATGATAAAGACCCGCCATTGAGAATTCAAAGAAAATGGAGAATTGTAATATTTATATATGAtatgataaagaaaaaataaaccgTTTGATTGTATAcgttttgtgtgtgtatatatagagaTGTTTTCATGCAGAGAACTGGGActctgagagagagagagagagttgaaaCTGAAGAGTTTTGAGTCGTGCAGCATATGGGAACTTTGTATTAGGAGTCGTTTTTGCCGTTTATAGTGTTGTCATTAGCTTTGATAACTCCGAATGTAATTTCATGGGCTATTGAGCTAATCGATAAGGATTACTATAATATTTAGATTATGGTAGGTTTCATAAGGTGGAAAAGTTAATTTATTATAATAACCGAGAATATTCGTAATTCAGTTCGTTGTCACCTAGGGGtgatcataaaaattcaaaaaatcgaACCAAAGTAAAAATCAAATATActgattaaaaaaataatattgtttTGGCTTGGATCGTGttgttttggttttaaattttaaaaatcaatcaaatttggtgtggttttggttttaattaaaaaataactgaaaaatcgaatcaaaccgactataaaagtagctatttaaaatttgttattacacctatatatgtatatttttatacaaagtttctaaaattttatggcacatgttaatcgtttgcacttttagtctAGTTTTTTGCTACTACAATAATCTAGTTCTTTgcttttacattctagtttgattgatagTTTTCTTTTGCAAAAGTACAAGAATCTATTTCTTGTtaaaattatctatttttaattgagtccttagataattcatcactatttgattcaattatcatcaatatatctttgtaaatgatttagatttatcaaatagcaattggtttgatagtgttaaCTTGAAATATAgtcgccggaatatgtgtttgggATAGTATGTCTCATATGTAAGAAAAACCGATAAATAATCCAAAAACCCGAAAAAAGACAAAAAGTGATCCGAACCGAATCAATAAAAAttcgacttaattggtttggtttggttccaatatttaaaaaaccaacttacttgatttggtttctttttagggaaaatcAGATTCAAACCAAACTATGGACACCCCTAGTCAACTTGTTGGTGAGATGGATTTTGTACTTGCCATAATATTAGGGACGGTTTGGATGAAACCACTAAGTCTcatatatttgtattaaaaaattattattaactaTATATAAATATTTCATTATAAACCCGTAACTAAAACGAGGTTGGGTTCGGTAGCAAGTTTAATAGCCTATTAACGTTTGGACAAACTtataaaatcaacttattttaaaaagtatttttctcaaaaatatttttcaaggacgTTTTTTTTGTCAATCTTCTGAATTTAATAACTTTTGTATAGGTTGTTAAAAAGGGTCGATATCAAATACCAAGTGAGATGCATTTGCACGTACATGGTAATGATGAAACATCTTTTGTTGGTAAGAAATTCCGAATCGTACATGTAAGAaaactttttaaataattttattgactTTACTTTCATATATTTTTTCGTTTTGTAAATTGAATTCTCAATATTCTTTAGTCTTTCTATTTCACTAATTATTAACTCGTCTACAGGAAATATATCAGAAGATATTACAACAACAAACACGAACTCAATCTGTAATTGATCAGTGTAAAGCATATTATCAAGCCAcggaaggaaaaaagaaaagaagagtataTGGTCTTAGATCTCAAGCAAAATGCTACTACGGGCCAAATCTTCGTGACTCTTTTGGATCTGATGCTACATCGTCAGCAGCACCTCCAAATGCTCAATCAACACTGACATGGAATCTGGATGAGTTAGTG
This DNA window, taken from Nicotiana tabacum cultivar K326 chromosome 15, ASM71507v2, whole genome shotgun sequence, encodes the following:
- the LOC107832004 gene encoding glycosyltransferase-like At2g41451, producing MAGLYHTSAFVSRLLFLLTVLSVSLAAFAFVLQWRGGLPDPSTRWAPDDDPTEFHGMGGSKPVRLSDSSLSGCENILGQSRMPSFPYFKDWKFNLESSSGSDLKPKISITTSTSAGLEQILPWLFYHKVIGVTNFFLFVEGKAASPNVSKVLESIQGVKVIYRTRELEDVQAKSRIWNETWLAGFFYQPCNYELFVKQTLNMEMAIVMAREAGVDWIIHLDTDELLHPAGTSEYSLRRLLADLPEDVDMVVFPNYECSVERDDVKEPFSEVSMFKKNYDHLPKETYFGNYKEATRGNPNYFLTYGNGKSAARVQDHLRPNGAHRWHNYMKSPKEIKLDEAAVLHYTYPKFSDLTSRRDRCGCKPTKEDVKRCFMLEFDRAAFIIASTVTEEEMFQWYREHVVWTDKALIRKLIKKGILTRIYTPMVIIQGLKESGVFASVVASAHRNIIKEESLSSTGNRNDSRYPHITDTFPRKMGRILEPQATARKFLEFSETDRQAISPQSPPGMDGIHLHKIPSVHNSS
- the LOC107832003 gene encoding uncharacterized protein LOC107832003, with the protein product MDTPSQLVGEMDFVLAIILGTVVKKGRYQIPSEMHLHVHGNDETSFVGKKFRIVHEIYQKILQQQTRTQSVIDQCKAYYQATEGKKKRRVYGLRSQAKCYYGPNLRDSFGSDATSSAAPPNAQSTLTWNLDELVMRLIPALTDHIVPVMVKRVRELVFLPSHQPNTDLTNHTSDVSPKVPTSSTVANINEVLKSLEQR